The genomic stretch CTCATAATTTCCGCGGCAACAAGCGTGTTGGCAAAATTTTGACCACCATCGCCGGGCCGCTCGCCAACTTCATCACTGCGATCGTCTTCTGTTTCCTGCTGGTGTTTTTCTACAATCTCGGCATTGAAGATTCGGCGTGGAACACCTTTGTGCTGCGTCTGGTGGAAGCGGTCGTGTCGTTGAACCTCATTCTCGGTCTGTTCAACCTGTTGCCGATCCCGCCGCTTGACGGCTATTGGATCGTGCGCGACATTCTGCCGCAAAGATTCGCGCACAAGCTGACCCCGGTTGAGAAGTACGGTCCGTTCGTGTTGTTGCTTGTCGTCTTTTTCGGAATCACCTCGTATTTGATCTTGCCGATCTACTATGCGCTCGGCGATCTCCTGCTCGGGATGGTCAAGGGGCTGCTGTAGATGGAACCTATCCAAACAGACGTTTTAAAACTCAAGTTGGAGACATTT from Tumebacillus algifaecis encodes the following:
- a CDS encoding site-2 protease family protein, whose protein sequence is MLFSGLNMDDLLFRVIAFLIAITVHELGHAYVAYRLGDPTPKREGRITLNPIAHMDLLGTLMILFGPFGWAKPVSFNPHNFRGNKRVGKILTTIAGPLANFITAIVFCFLLVFFYNLGIEDSAWNTFVLRLVEAVVSLNLILGLFNLLPIPPLDGYWIVRDILPQRFAHKLTPVEKYGPFVLLLVVFFGITSYLILPIYYALGDLLLGMVKGLL